One window of Trichomycterus rosablanca isolate fTriRos1 chromosome 2, fTriRos1.hap1, whole genome shotgun sequence genomic DNA carries:
- the ppt1 gene encoding palmitoyl-protein thioesterase 1 isoform X2, with the protein MGSIKKMMEEEVPGIYVLSLMIGKTVVEDTESGFFKDVNEQVTFVCDKLAQDPKLKAGYNAMGFSQGAQFLRAVAQRCPNPPMKTLISVGGQHQGVYGLPRCPGESSHICDWIRKTLNSGAYTDAVQKLLVQAQYWHDPLNDDLYKQHSRFLADINQERVVNETYKKNLMSLEKFVMVKFLQDSIVDPVISEWFGFFKTGQAKETETLQESVLYKEDRLGLAEMDKAGKLVFLATEGDHLQFSREWFNAKLLPYLR; encoded by the exons ATGGGCTCAATAAAGAAGATGATGGAAGAGGAAGTGCCTGGAATATATGTTCTGTCTCTCATGATTGGCAAGACTGTTGTTGAG GATACAGAAAGTGGATTTTTTAAGGATGTCAATGAGCAAGTGACATTTGTATGTGACAAACTGGCACAGGACCCTAAACTGAAGGCAGGTTACAATGCGATGGGCTTCTCCCAGGGTGCACAGTTTCT ACGTGCTGTGGCTCAGAGATGCCCTAACCCTCCAATGAAGACCCTCATCTCGGTTGGTGGACAACATCAAG GAGTGTACGGTTTGCCTCGATGCCCTGGTGAAAGCTCTCATATCTGTGACTGGATCCGAAAAACATTGAATTCTGGGGCCTATACTGATGCAGTGCAGAAACT CTTGGTGCAGGCGCAGTACTGGCATGATCCACTTAACGATGACTTATACAAACAGCACAGTCGGTTCCTTGCTGATATAAATCAGGAGCGG GTGGTGAATGAGACCTACAAGAAGAACCTCATGTCTTTGGAAAAGTTTGTCATGGTTAAGTTTCTGCAGGACAGCATCGTGGACCCTGTGATATCAGAG tggtttGGCTTTTTCAAAACTGGTCAGGCTAAGGAGACTGAGACGTTACAGGAAAGTGTTCTGTACAAAGAG GATCGTCTGGGTTTGGCAGAAATGGATAAAGCAGGAAAGTTGGTGTTTCTGGCTACTGAAGGGGATCATTTGCAATTTAGCCGAGAGTGGTTTAATGCCAAGTTACTCCCTTATTTGCGCTAA
- the ppt1 gene encoding palmitoyl-protein thioesterase 1 isoform X1 encodes MDLSLLVGVGSLLLLSAPIQGSNNSTTPLVLWHGMGDNCCNPLSMGSIKKMMEEEVPGIYVLSLMIGKTVVEDTESGFFKDVNEQVTFVCDKLAQDPKLKAGYNAMGFSQGAQFLRAVAQRCPNPPMKTLISVGGQHQGVYGLPRCPGESSHICDWIRKTLNSGAYTDAVQKLLVQAQYWHDPLNDDLYKQHSRFLADINQERVVNETYKKNLMSLEKFVMVKFLQDSIVDPVISEWFGFFKTGQAKETETLQESVLYKEDRLGLAEMDKAGKLVFLATEGDHLQFSREWFNAKLLPYLR; translated from the exons ATGGACTTAAGCCTGCTGGTTGGGGTCGGATCACTGCTTTTACTCTCAGCCCCAATTCAGGGGTCCAACAACTCCACCACCCCCTTGGTTCTCTGGCATGGAATGG GGGATAATTGCTGCAACCCGCTGAGCATGGGCTCAATAAAGAAGATGATGGAAGAGGAAGTGCCTGGAATATATGTTCTGTCTCTCATGATTGGCAAGACTGTTGTTGAG GATACAGAAAGTGGATTTTTTAAGGATGTCAATGAGCAAGTGACATTTGTATGTGACAAACTGGCACAGGACCCTAAACTGAAGGCAGGTTACAATGCGATGGGCTTCTCCCAGGGTGCACAGTTTCT ACGTGCTGTGGCTCAGAGATGCCCTAACCCTCCAATGAAGACCCTCATCTCGGTTGGTGGACAACATCAAG GAGTGTACGGTTTGCCTCGATGCCCTGGTGAAAGCTCTCATATCTGTGACTGGATCCGAAAAACATTGAATTCTGGGGCCTATACTGATGCAGTGCAGAAACT CTTGGTGCAGGCGCAGTACTGGCATGATCCACTTAACGATGACTTATACAAACAGCACAGTCGGTTCCTTGCTGATATAAATCAGGAGCGG GTGGTGAATGAGACCTACAAGAAGAACCTCATGTCTTTGGAAAAGTTTGTCATGGTTAAGTTTCTGCAGGACAGCATCGTGGACCCTGTGATATCAGAG tggtttGGCTTTTTCAAAACTGGTCAGGCTAAGGAGACTGAGACGTTACAGGAAAGTGTTCTGTACAAAGAG GATCGTCTGGGTTTGGCAGAAATGGATAAAGCAGGAAAGTTGGTGTTTCTGGCTACTGAAGGGGATCATTTGCAATTTAGCCGAGAGTGGTTTAATGCCAAGTTACTCCCTTATTTGCGCTAA